The following are encoded together in the Wolbachia endosymbiont (group E) of Neria commutata genome:
- the folD gene encoding bifunctional methylenetetrahydrofolate dehydrogenase/methenyltetrahydrofolate cyclohydrolase FolD: protein MTIIIDGKKIANDLCEKLSQKIDILKKEHNIFPCLKVILVGENPASQVYVRNKQKKAESIGIESETIFLSGTISEDELIGKINELNNDPSVHGILVQLPLPDHINASRVINSISVEKDVDGFHNENVGKLVKGEKNCLIPCTPRGALYLIKSIGENLSGKNAVVIGRSNIVGKPMFHLLLQEDCTVTILHSRSKNLAEYCSKADIVVAAVGKPNFVQADWIKNDAIVIDVGINGMQIDGKSKLVGDVDFERAKEKAKAITPVPGGVGPMTIAFLMMNTFTAASLQKGLAAKSLSTN, encoded by the coding sequence GTGACAATTATTATTGATGGTAAAAAAATAGCAAATGACCTTTGTGAAAAGTTATCACAAAAAATTGATATTTTAAAAAAAGAGCACAATATTTTCCCATGCCTTAAAGTAATTCTTGTTGGTGAGAACCCAGCAAGTCAGGTATATGTTCGTAATAAACAAAAGAAAGCAGAGTCAATAGGAATAGAATCTGAAACTATTTTTTTATCTGGCACAATATCAGAAGATGAGTTAATTGGAAAAATCAACGAACTGAATAATGATCCATCTGTACATGGCATTTTAGTGCAACTGCCTTTACCAGATCACATTAATGCAAGCAGAGTAATTAACTCAATAAGCGTAGAAAAAGATGTGGATGGTTTTCATAATGAGAATGTTGGCAAACTAGTTAAAGGTGAAAAAAATTGTCTTATACCGTGTACTCCCAGAGGTGCTTTGTATTTAATTAAATCAATTGGAGAAAACCTTTCTGGTAAAAATGCAGTGGTGATTGGCCGATCAAACATCGTTGGCAAACCGATGTTTCATCTACTATTGCAAGAGGACTGTACTGTTACTATTTTACATTCAAGAAGCAAAAACTTAGCTGAATATTGCTCCAAAGCAGACATAGTAGTTGCAGCGGTTGGCAAGCCCAATTTCGTGCAAGCAGACTGGATAAAAAACGATGCAATAGTAATTGATGTTGGCATAAATGGCATGCAAATAGATGGTAAAAGCAAGCTTGTAGGTGACGTTGATTTTGAGAGAGCAAAGGAAAAAGCCAAAGCTATTACTCCAGTGCCAGGTGGTGTTGGGCCAATGACAATTGCATTTCTGATGATGAATACTTTTACTGCTGCTTCTTTGCAAAAGGGTTTGGCAGCTAAGAGCTTGTCCACAAACTAG
- a CDS encoding UbiX family flavin prenyltransferase: MNNRIVIGISGASGSVYGVRILEALRNINKSLVQSSVAPMLSPITSAPSSVIPVLDTGIQGKRNIDSRVTRWNDTKLCYETHLVISSAGKITIAHEIPEKLEEITSLADFYYSEEKIGEKIASGSFKTLGMIVAPCSMKTMSEIASGVTSNLLTRAADVTLKERRKLVLMVRETPLHLGHLRNMLKLTEMGAIIAPPVPSFYTKPKSLNDIIDHSVGKVLDLFDIKCPNFKEWQGV; encoded by the coding sequence GTGAATAACAGAATTGTAATTGGAATAAGTGGTGCATCTGGTTCTGTTTATGGTGTACGTATTTTAGAGGCGTTAAGAAATATTAACAAATCTCTTGTGCAATCCTCTGTTGCCCCTATGCTCTCTCCTATTACTTCAGCACCTTCTTCTGTCATCCCAGTGCTTGACACTGGGATCCAGGGAAAAAGAAATATAGATTCCAGGGTCACGCGCTGGAATGACACCAAACTGTGTTATGAAACTCATCTGGTAATTAGTAGTGCTGGCAAAATAACTATAGCTCATGAAATTCCAGAAAAACTCGAAGAGATTACATCACTTGCAGACTTTTATTATTCTGAGGAAAAAATAGGAGAAAAGATAGCAAGTGGCTCGTTTAAAACTTTAGGGATGATAGTAGCTCCATGCTCTATGAAAACAATGTCTGAAATTGCATCGGGTGTTACTTCCAATTTATTGACAAGAGCTGCAGATGTAACACTTAAGGAAAGAAGAAAGCTAGTCCTCATGGTGCGGGAAACCCCACTACACCTTGGACATTTGCGTAATATGTTAAAGTTGACAGAGATGGGAGCAATAATCGCTCCGCCAGTGCCATCATTCTATACTAAACCAAAATCATTGAATGATATAATTGATCATTCCGTTGGTAAAGTGTTGGATTTATTTGATATCAAGTGCCCTAATTTCAAAGAGTGGCAGGGAGTGTAG
- a CDS encoding DUF2312 domain-containing protein — protein sequence MEDTVKVTAEELKGYIERIEKLEEEKKEVQDHIRDVYLKAADEGWDTKVMKQIIKLRKMDDDDREEQEILLDTYKRALGMSCEEELSE from the coding sequence ATGGAAGACACAGTTAAAGTAACAGCTGAAGAGCTGAAGGGATATATAGAAAGAATTGAAAAGCTTGAAGAAGAGAAAAAAGAGGTACAGGATCATATCCGCGATGTATACCTGAAAGCAGCCGATGAAGGTTGGGATACAAAGGTTATGAAACAAATTATCAAGCTAAGAAAGATGGACGATGATGACAGGGAAGAGCAAGAAATATTGCTTGATACATACAAACGCGCACTTGGAATGAGCTGCGAAGAAGAGTTAAGTGAATAA
- a CDS encoding HlyC/CorC family transporter, whose amino-acid sequence MSLVLVSVLLIVFILLVLSFLFSGAEIGLTSISRSRINKLKLDGNTRAKIIDRLLNRKELTIGTILLGNTVINITCSALFTAMFINLFGNESIFLSTIIMTFCILLFCEVLPKTYAIQNPEKFASFSAYFLLFFVKIFSPLTLGIQFIVNLILKLCGLHKDKEVISAADAMRNMITLHRSEGTMLQQDLDMLNSILDLAETEISQIMTHRKNLFSLDINLNKEDLIREILTSSHSRIPLWQKEPEDIIGVIHVRDLINALREKNNKTEEVDIAQVMSKPWFIPESTLLSVQLHNFRKNRKHFALVIDEYGALQGIVTLEDILEEIVGDISDEHDLITENSIKKVSDNLYHIEGETPIRDINRQLHWDLPNEEASTLAGMIVNEIERIPDESEEFSMYGFHFKILKKDKNVITIVEVQVKIDNTDKSS is encoded by the coding sequence ATGAGTCTGGTATTGGTTTCAGTATTATTAATAGTTTTTATTTTATTGGTTTTGTCGTTTTTGTTTTCAGGAGCAGAAATAGGTTTAACCTCAATTAGCCGTTCTCGAATTAATAAGCTAAAACTAGACGGTAACACAAGGGCCAAGATAATAGACCGCTTGTTAAATCGAAAAGAATTAACAATAGGTACAATATTGCTTGGCAATACAGTTATTAACATTACTTGCTCTGCATTGTTTACAGCAATGTTTATAAATCTTTTCGGAAATGAGAGCATTTTTCTGTCAACAATTATAATGACATTTTGTATTCTGCTGTTTTGTGAAGTGCTGCCAAAAACTTACGCTATTCAAAATCCTGAAAAATTTGCGTCGTTTTCTGCGTATTTTTTGTTGTTTTTTGTGAAAATTTTTTCTCCACTTACGTTAGGTATTCAATTTATCGTCAATCTCATCCTGAAATTATGTGGGTTACATAAAGACAAAGAAGTGATATCTGCAGCAGATGCAATGCGTAATATGATTACCTTGCATCGCAGTGAAGGAACTATGTTGCAGCAGGATTTGGATATGTTGAACAGCATACTTGATTTAGCTGAAACAGAAATATCGCAGATCATGACCCATAGAAAAAATTTGTTTTCTCTTGATATAAATCTAAATAAAGAAGATTTGATAAGGGAAATTTTAACCAGTAGTCATAGTAGAATTCCTTTGTGGCAAAAAGAACCAGAGGATATTATTGGTGTAATTCATGTGAGGGATCTAATAAATGCCTTGCGTGAAAAGAATAACAAAACAGAGGAAGTTGATATCGCTCAAGTGATGTCGAAACCTTGGTTTATACCAGAAAGTACGCTGCTCAGCGTGCAACTTCACAACTTTCGTAAAAATAGGAAACACTTTGCACTTGTTATTGACGAATATGGAGCATTGCAAGGGATCGTAACTCTTGAGGATATATTAGAAGAAATTGTTGGAGATATTTCCGATGAGCATGATTTGATTACAGAAAATTCCATCAAGAAAGTATCTGACAACCTTTATCATATAGAAGGAGAGACACCCATTAGAGACATCAATAGGCAGTTACATTGGGACCTGCCTAATGAAGAAGCCTCAACTTTAGCTGGTATGATTGTGAATGAAATAGAGCGTATTCCTGACGAAAGTGAGGAATTTTCTATGTATGGTTTTCATTTTAAGATTTTAAAAAAAGATAAAAATGTTATTACTATTGTTGAAGTGCAAGTAAAAATTGATAATACTGATAAGAGCAGTTAA